One genomic segment of Occultella kanbiaonis includes these proteins:
- a CDS encoding GtrA family protein: MTPSPSVAPNETPRAVPMWRDRARLWAWFTEMMRFGTVGLVAFVVDTGLFNLLRFGPGELLGHKPLTAKVISVTVAVLVAWLGNRYWTFAAKRSRETAAARSRELMQFALVNVAGMAIGVGCLAVSHYLLGFTSPLADNISANGVGLVLGTIFRYLAYRYWVFTSVTDTGAPEAPVDARTGSAQADLPR; this comes from the coding sequence GTGACCCCGTCCCCATCCGTGGCTCCGAACGAGACGCCCCGAGCCGTGCCGATGTGGCGCGACCGGGCTCGTCTGTGGGCCTGGTTCACGGAGATGATGCGGTTCGGGACCGTCGGGCTGGTCGCCTTCGTGGTCGACACCGGGCTGTTCAACCTGCTCCGGTTCGGCCCCGGCGAGCTGCTCGGGCACAAGCCCCTGACGGCGAAGGTCATCTCCGTCACGGTCGCGGTGCTGGTCGCGTGGCTGGGCAACCGGTACTGGACGTTCGCCGCCAAGCGCAGCCGCGAGACCGCCGCGGCGCGCAGCCGCGAGCTCATGCAGTTCGCCCTCGTGAACGTGGCCGGGATGGCCATCGGCGTCGGCTGCCTGGCCGTCTCGCACTACTTGCTCGGCTTCACCTCGCCGCTCGCGGACAACATCTCCGCGAACGGGGTCGGCCTCGTGCTCGGCACGATCTTCCGGTACCTCGCCTACCGGTACTGGGTGTTCACGAGCGTGACGGACACGGGCGCTCCGGAGGCCCCCGTGGACGCGCGCACCGGGTCCGCGCAAGCCGACCTCCCGCGCTGA